From Xenopus tropicalis strain Nigerian chromosome 3, UCB_Xtro_10.0, whole genome shotgun sequence, the proteins below share one genomic window:
- the atxn7l1 gene encoding ataxin-7-like protein 1 isoform X4 gives MCKPSPSPASSPSNIKPSHVQMKPKPCMSSHNPVNSNSKPFKAPRDNLLTSNNKQHTAFSSKVSRDKPCVPVPVVSLEKIPNLVKADGANVKMNSVTNSSTTAASSASSLPKQPAVPKTVPQSPEKILNGKGIGTLERKHQNGTKTSNKPYKRLSEREFDPNKHCGVLDPETKKPCTRSLTCKTHSLNHRRAVPGRKKQFDILLAEHKARSREKEVTKDKEHAPSSRETHQSQPTPAQEQSSGVALNSVPEPKVTSPAKSRPQNSALPRPTSANSINSASSSNHSAFVPEPPVSSVGGDLASRLSSDEGEVEGVEETEKLDCFYSGHHPKPLAFCSFGSRLMGRGYYVFDRRWDRFRFALNSMVEKHLNSQMWKKIPPAADSPMPSPVTHVSSSFPASVLQPFSNPNSVYLSSPGTNSRTTSSYMVTSGMLTNMAADTNSLTSHPNAFSHATGTLNIVDSTFKSPSAVSPVPTLTPSPSQKPSKTKPSKSSKIKDLSSRSEELSGNRKKKPQTTSSSTSSSLPLQTSSTSSFSGSHKKNCVLNSNSGLNSYQATSSYNSVSVHNANNGTSPLSAKLEPPGRTSLSGGPADSIKHMSMVVSSIDSSLSVSSLVHHPGEHTLAAHNAVSSMPLTFDKSEGKKRKNSSASSKACKITKMPGMNSVHKKSTANLISSVPDTQNSSLSRQMGKSSSIALSQSTSSSTSSPAHNKQKTSNRTGRIRTVP, from the exons ATGTGCAAACCTTCTCCATCACCAGCTTCTTCTCCCTCTAACATCAAACCATCACATGTACAGATGAAACCGAAACCTTGTATGAGCAGCCATAACCCTGTCAACAGCAACTCAAAGCCATTCAAAGCGCCCAGAGACAATCTACTTACCTCCAACAACAAACAGCACACAGCATTTTCCTCTAAAGTGTCAAGAGACAAACCATG TGTCCCAGTTCCAGTAGTCAGCCTCGAAAAAATCCCAAACCTCGTGAAAGCAGATGGTGCCAATGTTAAAATGAACTCTGTCACCAACTCCTCCActacagcagcctcttctgcttCCTCTTTACCCAAGCAGCCGGCAGTACCAAAAACAGTGCCACAGTCACCAGAGAAAATATTGAATGGGAAGGGGATTGGCACTTTAGAAAGGAAGCACCAAAATGGCACCAAAACCAGCAACAAGCCTTACAAAAGACTTTCAG AAAGGGAATTTGACCCAAATAAACACTGCGGTGTATTGGATCCTGAGACCAAGAAACCATGTACAAGATCACTTACATGCAAG ACACATTCACTTAACCACCGGCGAGCAGTACCAGGTCGGAAAAAACAGTTTGACATTCTCCTAGCTGAGCACAAAGCTCGGTCGAGAGAAAAAGAAGTAACGAAAGACAAAGAACATGCCCCATCCTCACGAGAAACCCATCAGAGCCAACCCACACCAGCACAAGAACAGTCATCAGGAGTAGCTCTAAACTCTGTTCCGGAACCAAAAGTAACATCACCTGCAAAATCCAGGCCTCAGAATTCTGCCCTACCTAG aCCAACATCTGCAAATAGCATCAACAGTGCAAGTTCATCAAACCACAGTGCTTTTGTtccagagccccctgtcagttcTGTTGGGGGAGATCTGGCCAGCCGCCTTTCCAGTGATGAAGGGGAAGTTGAAGGTGTTGAAGAGACAGAGAAACTTGACTGTTTCTATTCTGGACATCATCCTAAACCTCTAGCG TTTTGCTCATTTGGCAGTCGGTTAATGGGGCGAGGGTACTATGTGTTTGATAGACGATGGGACCGTTTCCGTTTCGCATTAAATTCCATGGTGGAGAAACACTTGAATTCACAGATGTGGAA AAAAATTCCTCCAGCCGCGGATAGTCCAATGCCTTCTCCAGTAACACATGTCAGCAGTTCTTTCCCTGCATCTGTCCTTCAACCTTTCAGCAACCCAAATTCAGTATACCTTTCCTCCCCTGGAACCAATTCAAGAACCACTTCCTCATACATGGTAACTTCTGGCATGTTAACTAACATGGCAGCTGACACAAACTCATTAACATCGCACCCCAATGCTTTTTCACATGCAACAGGCACTCTAAATATTGTGGACTCTACTTTTAAATCACCTTCAGCTGTTTCCCCTGTGCCAACCCTCACACCTTCACCATCTCAAAAGCCTTCAAAAACAAAGCCTAGCAAGTCATCAAAAATCAAAGATTTGTCTTCACGGAGCGAAGAGCTTTCAGGTAACAGAAAGAAAAAGCCTCAGACAActtcctcctccacctcctcttcgTTACCATTACAGACGTCGTCCACGTCTTCGTTTTCAGGGTCCCATAAGAAAAACTGCGTGTTAAACTCTAACTCGGGGTTGAACTCCTATCAGGCAACTTCTTCCTATAACAGTGTCTCTGTACACAATGCAAACAATGGAACAAGCCCACTCAGTGCCAAATTGGAACCCCCAGGCAGGACTTCTTTATCTGGTGGCCCGGCAGACTCTATAAAACATATGAGTATGGTTGTTAGCAGTATTGACTCAAGCCTGTCAGTGTCTTCCCTTGTGCACCACCCAGGGGAACACACACTGGCAGCACACAATGCCGTGTCCTCAATGCCACTTACATTTGATAAATCAGAGGGCAAAAAACGTAAAAACTCTAGTGCAAGCAGCAAGGCCTGCAAAATCACTAAAATGCCTGGTATGAACAGTGTTCACAAAAAGAGCACCGCCAACCTTATATCTTCTGTGCCAGATACCCAAAACAGCTCTCTCAGTCGACAG ATGGGGAAAAGTAGCAGCATAGCTTTGTCACAATCTACTTCTTCGAGTACATCAAGCCCTGCACATAACAAGCAA AAGACATCAAATCGCACTGGCAGGATACGAACGGTTCCATGA